The Candidatus Poribacteria bacterium genome has a segment encoding these proteins:
- a CDS encoding site-specific DNA-methyltransferase has product MKQPEWIDIIKQGDCIQLMSEMPEECVDLVITDPPFAIDFKATRHNYRGGDDFQKVYTFLETLYISSRLVLPLKGTILIGY; this is encoded by the coding sequence ATGAAACAACCTGAATGGATTGACATAATTAAACAGGGTGATTGTATTCAACTGATGTCCGAAATGCCGGAGGAATGTGTCGATCTCGTCATAACGGATCCGCCCTTCGCGATTGACTTCAAAGCGACTCGTCACAATTACAGAGGCGGAGATGACTTCCAGAAAGTTTATACGTTTTTGGAGACGCTATACATCAGCAGTCGACTGGTGCTGCCACTAAAAGGTACTATTCTCATAGGATATTGA
- a CDS encoding glucose-1-phosphate adenylyltransferase — MSNGNVIAVILGGGRGTRLFPLTRDRAKPSVPIAGKFRLVDIPISNCFHSGLERIYVLTQFNSVSLNRHIAQTYRFDTYRRGFVQILAAQQTLMGEEWYQGTADAVKHNQPYILNPRFADNYVLILAGDHLYRMDYREMLKVHTESNAAITVSVIPVKREDTSGLGILQADANGRIVDFVEKPQTEEELDQLRVKPEVFTSRGIEPHGREYIASMGIYIFNREVLQAILRDDTNVDFGKDIIPKSIQTLPVSAYFFDGYWEDIGTIRSFYSANIALTDTAPAFNFYDEQAPIYTNRRHLPSTKVNSSSIRSSILAEGSIIDDSEIDRTIVGIRSIISNRSRIYQSVLMGADYYESDASRAENAQAGIPNIGIGQNCLIQNAIIDKNARIGDNSVLVNRDGVDNLDGDNYYIRDGIVIVPKDATIPPETVV; from the coding sequence ATGAGTAATGGGAACGTTATTGCAGTTATTCTTGGAGGCGGTCGCGGCACGCGTCTATTTCCACTGACCCGCGACCGGGCGAAACCGAGTGTCCCGATCGCAGGCAAATTTCGACTCGTGGACATACCTATTAGTAATTGCTTCCATTCAGGTTTGGAACGCATCTATGTCCTGACGCAGTTTAATTCTGTCTCCTTGAATCGACATATCGCGCAGACGTACCGCTTTGATACATACCGCCGCGGGTTCGTCCAAATCCTCGCAGCACAACAAACACTGATGGGCGAAGAGTGGTATCAGGGAACAGCGGACGCAGTCAAACACAACCAACCTTACATTCTCAACCCGCGTTTCGCAGACAATTATGTCTTGATCCTCGCCGGTGACCACCTGTATCGAATGGATTACCGTGAGATGCTCAAAGTTCACACCGAATCTAACGCCGCCATCACTGTGTCCGTAATTCCGGTGAAAAGAGAGGATACGAGCGGGCTTGGCATCCTTCAGGCGGATGCGAACGGACGCATCGTTGATTTCGTCGAGAAACCCCAAACCGAAGAGGAACTGGATCAGTTACGCGTTAAACCCGAAGTCTTTACATCCCGAGGAATTGAACCTCACGGTAGAGAATACATCGCCTCAATGGGAATCTACATTTTTAATAGAGAGGTCTTGCAAGCGATCCTTCGAGATGACACAAACGTCGACTTCGGCAAGGATATTATCCCGAAAAGCATTCAGACGCTTCCGGTTTCTGCTTACTTTTTCGACGGTTATTGGGAGGACATAGGGACCATTCGCTCCTTCTATTCGGCGAATATCGCACTCACCGACACCGCGCCTGCGTTCAATTTCTACGATGAACAGGCACCGATCTATACCAATAGGCGGCACCTCCCCAGCACCAAAGTCAACAGCAGTAGCATCCGATCCTCAATCCTCGCCGAAGGCTCTATCATCGATGACTCTGAAATTGATAGGACCATTGTCGGTATCCGAAGTATCATCTCCAACCGCAGTCGGATTTATCAGTCGGTACTCATGGGGGCAGACTACTACGAATCGGACGCATCCCGAGCAGAGAACGCACAAGCAGGCATCCCGAATATCGGCATTGGGCAGAATTGCCTTATCCAGAATGCAATCATTGACAAAAATGCGCGTATCGGTGATAATTCTGTACTCGTCAACCGAGATGGTGTCGATAATTTGGATGGCGACAATTACTATATCCGGGATGGGATTGTTATCGTTCCAAAGGATGCAACGATACCGCCTGAAACCGTCGTCTAA
- a CDS encoding TIM barrel protein — MAQKMRLGLGQFSELSEERLKFIKQLGVEDVLLNTPQLPGTERWEFMDILHLRTEIENAGLRLAALENVPVSFYDKAMLGLPGRDAQIENMAMTIRNLGKAGVEIFGYHWMPNEVWRTSRTTLGRGGAAVTSFDMEQVKDAPLTHGRVYTEDEIWENYEYYMNAILPVAEEAGVKLALHPDDPPVESLAGVPRLFRNFEGFKRGMEIADSPLHGLDFCVGSWSEMGPGVTDAIRYFGERDKIFYVHFRDVQGHVPKFAESFVNNGNCDMFDVMRTLKEVGFTGFMITDHVPHIVDDTDWGHRGRAYAIGYMTAFLEILMAVEK; from the coding sequence ATGGCACAGAAAATGCGTCTCGGCTTAGGTCAATTCAGTGAACTCAGTGAAGAACGACTGAAATTCATCAAGCAACTTGGGGTTGAAGATGTGCTGCTCAACACACCCCAACTCCCCGGCACAGAACGCTGGGAATTCATGGACATTCTTCATCTCCGGACAGAGATAGAGAATGCTGGGTTACGGTTAGCCGCACTTGAGAACGTGCCTGTCTCCTTTTACGACAAAGCGATGCTCGGTTTGCCCGGACGCGATGCCCAGATTGAGAACATGGCGATGACGATCCGCAACCTCGGCAAGGCTGGTGTTGAAATATTCGGGTACCACTGGATGCCCAACGAAGTCTGGCGGACCTCCCGAACAACACTCGGTAGAGGCGGTGCTGCGGTTACCAGTTTCGATATGGAACAGGTTAAAGACGCGCCTTTAACGCACGGGCGTGTTTACACGGAAGACGAGATATGGGAGAATTACGAGTATTACATGAACGCCATTCTGCCCGTCGCAGAAGAGGCAGGCGTTAAGCTCGCGCTCCACCCAGACGATCCGCCTGTCGAATCGCTTGCGGGTGTGCCGCGCCTGTTCCGCAACTTTGAGGGTTTCAAACGCGGTATGGAAATCGCCGACAGTCCCCTACACGGACTCGATTTCTGTGTCGGTTCCTGGTCCGAAATGGGACCGGGTGTCACGGATGCGATCCGTTATTTCGGAGAACGCGACAAGATTTTTTACGTCCATTTCCGAGATGTGCAAGGGCATGTCCCAAAATTTGCGGAATCCTTCGTCAACAACGGCAATTGCGATATGTTTGACGTGATGCGCACACTGAAAGAGGTCGGTTTTACAGGCTTCATGATTACCGACCATGTGCCACATATCGTTGATGACACAGACTGGGGACACCGAGGCCGCGCATACGCCATCGGGTACATGACAGCATTCCTCGAAATCTTAATGGCGGTCGAGAAATGA
- a CDS encoding alpha-keto acid decarboxylase family protein, which produces MYNRPPTIGEYLLRKLEGYDIEHIFGVPGDYVLRFYDLIEQSSIQHIGMTREDAAGYAADAYARIKGMGAACVTYCVGGLSMVNAVAGAYAEKSPVVVISGAPGIREHGKDELLHHKVRDFHTQQRIYDEITVATALLDEPFTAFNEIDRVLDAVYRYKRPGYIELPRDMVDVRGTLYQRPSTGGHLSDPETLEVAVEEAIDFINHSKRPVILAGVELHRFGYQNKLLRLIDEKRIPVVATLLGKSVVPESHPLYLGIYEGAMGRQEVRQFVEDSDCVIILGAFMTDVNLGIYTANLDRAHSIYATSEKIAIRYHNYEEVMFDDFIDGLNSPKLRRRRKPNLGWAFPDTEPFKVEPDKPLTTCRLFQHLNEFINDELTVIADVGDSLFGAAELRIHQHTNFISPAYYTSMGFAVPASVGAQLSMPQARCLVIVGDGAFQMTGTELSTTVRYGLNPIVLVLNNHGYGTERHLLDGPFNDIGCWNYSAMPTLFGTGRGYYVRTEGEFDEAIKTALAETEHFTLIEAELEKLDTSPALARLAERMSGKI; this is translated from the coding sequence ATGTACAACAGACCTCCAACGATCGGCGAATACCTACTCAGAAAATTAGAGGGCTACGACATTGAACACATTTTCGGCGTTCCCGGGGATTATGTGCTGCGGTTCTATGACCTCATCGAACAGAGTTCAATTCAGCATATCGGTATGACCCGTGAGGACGCAGCAGGCTACGCCGCCGATGCTTATGCTCGGATAAAAGGCATGGGTGCCGCCTGTGTTACCTATTGCGTCGGTGGGTTATCCATGGTGAACGCTGTCGCGGGTGCCTACGCAGAGAAATCACCCGTTGTTGTTATCAGTGGTGCCCCCGGCATCAGAGAACACGGAAAAGATGAACTCCTCCACCATAAAGTCAGGGATTTCCATACACAGCAACGTATCTATGATGAGATAACCGTCGCAACGGCACTCCTTGACGAACCCTTTACCGCCTTCAACGAAATCGACAGGGTGCTCGATGCCGTTTACCGCTACAAACGTCCCGGATACATTGAACTTCCACGCGATATGGTGGATGTCCGCGGCACGCTTTACCAACGTCCCTCAACGGGTGGACATCTCAGCGATCCGGAAACACTGGAGGTCGCCGTTGAAGAGGCTATTGATTTCATCAACCACAGTAAAAGACCTGTCATTCTCGCGGGTGTAGAACTCCACAGATTCGGCTACCAAAATAAATTACTGCGACTCATAGATGAAAAACGGATTCCAGTCGTGGCAACGCTCCTTGGAAAGTCGGTAGTGCCGGAATCCCATCCGCTTTACTTGGGGATATACGAGGGTGCGATGGGGAGACAAGAGGTCCGACAATTTGTTGAAGACTCGGATTGTGTGATCATCCTCGGGGCATTCATGACGGATGTGAACCTTGGGATTTACACCGCAAATCTCGATCGAGCCCACTCAATCTACGCCACCTCGGAAAAAATCGCAATCCGTTATCATAATTACGAAGAGGTGATGTTCGACGATTTTATTGACGGTCTCAATTCGCCGAAACTCCGAAGGCGACGGAAACCGAATTTGGGCTGGGCATTTCCAGATACGGAACCGTTTAAAGTCGAACCCGATAAACCTTTAACAACCTGTCGGTTGTTTCAACACCTGAATGAATTCATAAACGACGAACTGACGGTTATCGCGGATGTCGGGGACAGCCTCTTCGGGGCTGCCGAGCTGCGTATCCATCAACATACCAACTTCATCAGTCCTGCCTACTATACCTCAATGGGATTCGCAGTGCCGGCATCCGTTGGGGCGCAGCTGAGTATGCCGCAGGCGCGGTGTCTCGTTATCGTCGGAGATGGTGCCTTCCAAATGACAGGCACTGAACTCTCAACGACCGTCCGTTACGGACTCAATCCGATTGTGCTTGTTTTAAATAATCACGGATATGGCACTGAACGGCATCTCCTCGACGGTCCCTTTAACGACATAGGTTGTTGGAACTATAGCGCCATGCCAACCCTCTTTGGAACAGGACGCGGCTACTATGTCCGAACCGAAGGTGAGTTTGATGAAGCCATCAAAACCGCACTCGCTGAGACAGAACACTTTACTCTGATCGAAGCGGA
- a CDS encoding D-tyrosyl-tRNA(Tyr) deacylase, protein MRAVVQRVKSASVTVDGERVSEIGAGVLIFLGVAHEDTTKELEYIANKVANLRIFEDAEGKMNCSLLETGGAALVVSQFTLYGDCRKGRRPSFINAARPEVANALYEEFITALEKRNVPTQGGTFQAMMDVQLINDGPVTILLDSDKNF, encoded by the coding sequence ATGCGAGCAGTTGTTCAGCGCGTCAAATCCGCGAGTGTTACGGTAGATGGGGAACGCGTCTCCGAAATAGGAGCAGGCGTTCTCATTTTCCTCGGCGTTGCCCACGAGGATACGACAAAAGAATTAGAATACATTGCCAACAAGGTCGCCAATCTACGTATCTTCGAGGACGCGGAGGGTAAAATGAATTGTTCGCTCCTTGAAACGGGTGGGGCTGCACTTGTCGTCTCGCAATTCACCCTCTACGGGGATTGTCGCAAAGGACGACGCCCCAGTTTTATCAACGCCGCTCGTCCCGAAGTCGCGAATGCGCTGTATGAAGAATTTATCACCGCTTTAGAGAAACGCAACGTTCCCACGCAAGGCGGCACTTTTCAAGCGATGATGGATGTCCAACTTATTAACGACGGTCCTGTCACCATTTTACTGGATAGCGACAAGAATTTTTAA
- a CDS encoding phytanoyl-CoA dioxygenase family protein: MSDKKYLLNTEQMANFVADGYLRFDELIPRALNEAAHAEMEEGIIVRGRGGTVLNEVWDDDSAVGTVFRLPEVQGIIHSLVGENPLYDHHAVHIVRPQNDIGQIWHADAIIDLRMHFDIQFFYFSHDTPREMGGTMILPGSHYRRVCETDIARYQNFLGQLPIACNAGTLIVVHHGMWHCAQPNLTDRTRYMFKLRLNPTVRQCQLWNTDDIDTPGIHGALGRNHRWYGNDVRLEIVNRIKQWRFLTGDDSFDVGYWLSRLENMPENAQDAA; the protein is encoded by the coding sequence ATGAGTGACAAAAAGTATTTGCTCAATACGGAACAGATGGCGAATTTCGTAGCGGACGGGTATCTCCGCTTCGACGAACTCATTCCGCGCGCCTTGAACGAAGCGGCACACGCCGAAATGGAAGAGGGTATTATTGTGCGTGGACGCGGCGGCACGGTTTTAAACGAAGTCTGGGACGATGATTCTGCTGTTGGCACAGTTTTCCGACTTCCGGAAGTACAGGGCATCATCCACAGTCTGGTCGGTGAGAATCCACTTTACGATCACCACGCTGTTCACATCGTCCGCCCTCAAAACGATATCGGGCAAATTTGGCATGCCGATGCGATTATCGACCTACGGATGCACTTCGACATCCAATTCTTCTATTTCTCGCACGACACGCCGCGCGAAATGGGAGGGACAATGATTTTACCGGGGAGCCATTATCGCCGTGTCTGTGAAACGGACATCGCGCGGTATCAAAACTTCCTCGGGCAACTGCCTATCGCTTGTAATGCTGGCACACTAATTGTGGTACATCACGGGATGTGGCACTGTGCGCAACCGAATCTCACAGACCGCACGCGCTATATGTTCAAACTTCGCCTCAACCCAACAGTCCGTCAGTGCCAACTCTGGAACACCGACGATATAGACACACCGGGGATCCACGGTGCTTTAGGCAGAAATCACAGATGGTATGGGAACGATGTCCGGCTTGAAATCGTCAACCGTATCAAGCAATGGCGTTTCCTCACCGGTGATGACTCGTTTGATGTCGGTTACTGGCTCTCTCGCCTTGAAAACATGCCAGAGAACGCCCAAGACGCAGCATAG
- a CDS encoding LamG domain-containing protein — MSKVLPFLTLSLLALIHFTAPHALALDTDGLVGVWLLDEGKGEAVKDSSGNGLDGKIAQGKPKWVKGKFDGAMEFGGSDMVTVDDDDALDLSEFTIAAWINIPKVSGAWQIIASKENRNPTGRNYGLFGHINTGVIHYSFTTNAGWKSFDAKTVATDGDWHHTAGTYDGSDFKFYLDGQVDAEVSPGTKPDNHDNFLFIGGCDIGNYWMTGVIDEVVLYDRALSEKEINELIEDGMVVTLDVQPGGKLVTTWSQIKR, encoded by the coding sequence ATGTCCAAAGTGCTACCATTCCTAACGCTGAGTCTCTTAGCGTTAATACACTTCACGGCACCCCATGCTTTGGCACTCGATACAGACGGACTCGTTGGTGTGTGGTTGCTGGATGAGGGCAAAGGGGAAGCCGTTAAGGATTCCTCCGGTAACGGGTTGGATGGAAAAATCGCGCAAGGTAAGCCAAAATGGGTTAAAGGTAAGTTTGATGGTGCAATGGAATTCGGTGGATCGGATATGGTAACGGTCGATGATGACGACGCACTTGACCTGAGCGAGTTCACAATTGCCGCATGGATAAATATCCCAAAAGTCTCCGGCGCGTGGCAAATCATCGCTTCAAAAGAGAACCGCAATCCTACCGGTAGAAACTACGGGCTTTTCGGTCATATTAATACCGGGGTTATCCATTACTCTTTCACAACAAACGCCGGCTGGAAATCCTTCGATGCCAAAACCGTTGCAACAGATGGGGATTGGCATCACACCGCAGGCACTTACGATGGCTCTGATTTCAAATTCTATCTTGATGGGCAAGTAGATGCCGAAGTGTCGCCAGGGACGAAACCCGATAACCACGATAATTTTCTTTTTATCGGTGGATGCGACATCGGGAACTACTGGATGACAGGCGTTATTGATGAGGTAGTGCTTTACGACAGAGCCCTCAGTGAGAAGGAAATCAACGAATTAATCGAAGATGGAATGGTCGTTACGTTAGACGTTCAACCCGGTGGGAAACTGGTGACGACATGGAGCCAGATTAAAAGGTAA